The following nucleotide sequence is from Pseudarthrobacter psychrotolerans.
CGACCAAAATACGTGAGGTGATCCGGCTGCCGGCACCACCCACCTCGGTGGCCTCAGCGTGGACCGTGACCAGGCCGCCGTCGTCCGCTATTTCCGTCACCCTAGCGCCCCTGACCAGCGCCGCGCCGTCGAGTTCGTGTACGCGCTGCTCCAGCAGGGATTCCGTTGTGAACTGAGGGAGGGACAGAACAAACGGATAACACTCCGAGACCGAAGCGAAGGACATTGACCCCACGGACTTCCCGCCGCTGACTGCAATCCCACCGCGGATCTGCACGCCGGCACCGACCATGGCGCTGGCTACGCCCACTTTGTCCAGCGCGGCGAGGGCGGGAGGATGGATGCCGATGGCCCGCGAGTGGCGTTCCCGGTGGAGCCGCTGTTCAAGGACCCTCACCGCGACGCCTTCCTGCAGCAGCAGGGCGGCGAGATAGAGGCCCACGGGTCCGCCGCCGACGATCACTACGTCAATCATCTGGATGGTCCGGGCGGTGGATGAGGACCTGGTGGAAAGGGGAGTGGCGCGCCACGCGCCAGCCCGGGGGAGCGGCGGCGGTGAGTTCTGCCAGGGTGTAGCTGCGCCTGATCGAGGTCAGGCCGTCCGCGCGGATGAATGAGCCGCGGAACGGGAGGGCCGCCAGGGAGAAAAGCGCGTAGGCCGCCAGGTTCCGGCGCAGGTCGTTGTGCAGGGAAAGCCGGCGCGCCAGGACCTGCGAATCTGTCAGGAGCTGCGCCAGTTCCGCTGGTAGGAGGTGGTGAATGACGTGGTTCGAAATCACGACGTCGAAACGTCGGCCTTCGCGGACGAGGTCAGAACTGTCCGCCTGGCGGAACCGGACTGAGACGTGATGGGGGCGGCGTGAGGCGTAGCTGTATGCCCTGGCGTCCGGATCAATGCCGGTGACATCGAGCAGCAGTTTGTCCCGGCCGGACCAATGGGCGAGCTGCCGTGCCAGGTCGCCTCCACCGCATCCAACGTCGAGGAGGGTGGTTGCAGAGTCGCGGGAGAGCAGCGGGCGAATCTCGCGGCAGTACAGCCGCCGCCAGCCGGAGAATAGCCGGTTCACCAGTTCGAACTGCCGGTACGTGAGCTCGAGTTTGGCGGGGTCACAGTCCGGCAAGTCCATCATTTCCACGGCGTCAACAGCCCGTCGCCGCATCAGGGACACAGTCAGACCAATGACGAGGCAGCCAGGGGCTGCACCGCACGCTTCCCGGTGGCGGCCTGGCGGAGTTTCGTGAAGAGCCCGGTTTCCACCGTGAGTCCGGGGCCGAACGCCATGGAGCAGATGCGTTCCTCGCCCTCCACCGGTGGCTGCTCCAGAATGTGCCGGAGGACAAACAGCACGGTGGCGCTGCTCATGTTGCCGTAGTCCCGCAGCGTATCCCGTGCCGGAACGAGTTGCTGGTCCGTGAGTTCAAGGCGCGTCTGGACCTTGTCAAGGATGCTCCGGCCGCCGGGATGGATGGCCCAATGGCGGATGTCCCGGTAGGGGAGTCCACACAACGAGGGATCCCGGGCCAGCAGCGGTGTAAGGGCGCCGATGATGTGATCGTCGATGATGTGGGGGACGTAGTTACCGAGCACCATCTCAAAGCCGTGGTCGCCGATATTCCACGCCATAGATTCCTCGCCCACCGGTGTGAGGACGGTTTCGAAGTGGTCCAGCTGCATCAGGGCAGGTGCGTCCGGATCGTTGCGGGCCGTAATGATGGCTGCCGCCGCGCCGTCGGCGAACAGCGCCGAACCCATGATGGTGTCGGGATCGTTGGACGTCCGTACGTGCAGGGAGCACAGCTCGGCACAGACCACGAGGACAACGGCCTGCGGGTCTGCTTCGCAGAAGGACTTGGCGGCCCGCAGTGCCGGAAAGG
It contains:
- a CDS encoding type III polyketide synthase, whose protein sequence is MTVYLRSLETAVPPTVLVQAEAREVFAAQPGLTRLGSRLVNTCFDSAAIDTRHTAVDEMTMAFRSDDPQFFDPATGLLLNPTTKVRNEIFAREVTKLFIESARAAVDACPDLSLLDITHVVTVSCTGFFNPGPDYKIVRALGLDPAVQRYHLGFMGCYAAFPALRAAKSFCEADPQAVVLVVCAELCSLHVRTSNDPDTIMGSALFADGAAAAIITARNDPDAPALMQLDHFETVLTPVGEESMAWNIGDHGFEMVLGNYVPHIIDDHIIGALTPLLARDPSLCGLPYRDIRHWAIHPGGRSILDKVQTRLELTDQQLVPARDTLRDYGNMSSATVLFVLRHILEQPPVEGEERICSMAFGPGLTVETGLFTKLRQAATGKRAVQPLAASSLV
- a CDS encoding class I SAM-dependent methyltransferase, which gives rise to MRRRAVDAVEMMDLPDCDPAKLELTYRQFELVNRLFSGWRRLYCREIRPLLSRDSATTLLDVGCGGGDLARQLAHWSGRDKLLLDVTGIDPDARAYSYASRRPHHVSVRFRQADSSDLVREGRRFDVVISNHVIHHLLPAELAQLLTDSQVLARRLSLHNDLRRNLAAYALFSLAALPFRGSFIRADGLTSIRRSYTLAELTAAAPPGWRVARHSPFHQVLIHRPDHPDD